Below is a genomic region from Candidatus Obscuribacterales bacterium.
GCAGCCGCCCTGCACATGAATTTGGGCAGCTGCTACGACCATTTGGGCAAACTTAATGAGGCTATAGGCGAATATGAAAAGGCAGCCAAATTAGATCCAGGCGAATTGGAAATCCTCTATAACGAAGGCTTGGTCTATGAAAAGCTCAAGCGCTATGACGATGCTGTCTCCTGCCTAAAGCGATATGTAGCCAAACAACCAGACGCCAAATTGCAGCATGAAGGCGTTGCCACCCTCGAGAGAATTGAAGCTCTAAAGTAGCCTGAAAAGCCAGAAAACCCCCCGTAAACGGGAGGCTCTCTGACAGGAGGAAGGCGGGAGGAAAACTTTAGTTAGGCTGCCTGCAACTGCACGTCATAAGCCAGACGCACAATTTCATATTCAACGCGAACCGACACTGTATTTACTGTGCCGAATTCGAGACGTACCCGCCCCAGATTGCCGGTCGAATAGTCCTGCCAGTGTCTTGGCACGGATACAACGACGTTCTCTGGACCCCACTCTTCAACAAATGCTTTTAATACCTGGCAAAGCTTCTCTTCGTCTTGTGGATTTTTAAAAATGCTCATGATACCTACTCCTGGGAACCTTCATCCTGTAAGCGTTTCAGCCGCTTTTGATGACACAAGCTTAAGGAAAAACGAACCTAATGACAATTGGTGGTTTTCCCATCTCATTCGTAGAAATGCGAAAGCGAATGGCAAAGCAAAACAGGGGTGCATTTTATGCCCCACGCTCGTTTGCCAACTTACCTATTTAGGCGCAGGTATCCGTGCCCTTGCACTCAGTCTCTTCAACTTGAAAGGTTGTGTGGTTAATGCCGAATTCGTCTTGCGCTATGCGGGTAATTGAGGACAACACATTTTCTGCCGGCACTTCCCTATTTATGGTGACGTGACCGGACATGGCATCGCGTCCTGAGGTAATTGTCCAAACATGGATGTCGTGCATTTCCACAACTCCAGGAACAGCCAGCATGGCATTTCTCAGTTTGACTAAATCAATGTGTCCTGGTGTGCCTTCCATCAAAACATTGGTGCACTCTTTTAAAAGGTTCCATGTTCGAGGCAAAATCATAAGACCGATCAATCCGGAAATGATTGGATCAGCCATGTACCAACCTGTCGCAAGCATAATGACAGCGGCAACAATGACACCAACCGTAGCAAGCAAATCCGACATCACTTCCAGATAAGCGGCCTTCATATTGACTGATTCTTTAGACACACCATGCAAAAGTTTGAAAGCTACAAGATTTACAAGCAAACCCATTACTGCAACAACCAGCATTGGCAGTGACTTCACCTCAGGTGGATCACTCAAACGCTGATATGACTCAAAGAGAATAAAAACCGACAGTCCAACGAGCAATACGCCATTTATCAAACCAGCCAAAATTTCTGATCGATAATAGCCGTATGTCTTCAATGGATTTGGTGGGCGAGAGCCAAACCAAATTGCCACCAATGCCAATATCAAAGACCCAACATCAGATAACATGTGACCGGCATCAGCTAATAAGCCCAAGCTTTTCGTATAGTAAGCGCCCACTATTTCCGCAAGCATATAAGCGGCAGTCACATACAATACAATCAAAAGGCGGGACTTGCTCTCTTGCCTGAAGCTTCCGTGCCCGTGCGTATGGCTGTGGTGATTGTGGCTTGTGCTCATTTACCTATTTACTTAGAGTTTCGAGATTTGGCTCAGAATACAATCTTACGATAATTTCCGCATCACGCTTAGACGGCATCAACCATTTGTCTTCAATTGGCAGGGAATAAAACATCACGTCGGAAGGGTCAGGACTATGTCCCCTCAGTCCTAATATATGCCCGACTTCGTGCAAGCAAGCTTTTCTAAGCTGATTAGCGCTCACTGTCTGCGTCCGATCCATAAGCACAGTCAACAGTTTAATCGTACCTTTCAGCAGACAATGCTGACGATAGGAAAAGTCGGCAAAACCGGCCTCTGCCGGATTGGGCAACTCTTTTGGATCTGCAGTCCAAACAACCTTAATATCAGCATTGTGAGGGTCTGATACAAATGTAATTCTTATGCGTCCCTGCGCTGCATTCACCCAGTCGATAAAACTGTTTCTGGCAATATCGATAAACTCCGGGCGAAAATTAGGAACACCTTGCCCATCAGTAATAAAGATACGCACAGGCAAAGAATTCGAACACCAGCGCACCGGATTCTCGGTTGTTACTTGCCTGAAATACGTATCTGCCTCTGAAAGTCCGCCGGCAGACTTTTGCCGATCTGCTTCTTCTTTCAATTTACTAATTAGTCCTTTTACTTCAGCCTTGTCGGGAAAATCCGGAAATCGTTTCAAAGTCTCCTTATAAGTTTCCAGAGCTTCTTGAAGCCTGCCACTTGTTTGATAAGCACCACCGAGGGTAAGTAAGCTCATTGCCGACTGTGGATTCAATTCGACAGCCTTTTTCAACTCATCAATTGCCTCTTGCGTATGGCCAACTTTAGAATAGGCTAGACCTAGATTGTGATGAGCTTGCGACAACTGCGGATCAAACGAAAGCGCCTCTTTAAGTACAGCAATAGCCTTCTCATTTTCATTGGCTCGCATGAGGCTCATAGCCTCTGTGTTGAGATTGCTTGCTTTGTATTGTGCTTCTGTTATTGGCTTGCCATCACGAAAATAGCTTTGGGCAAATGCCGCACTGCTGAAAAGCAGTATGGCAAAAACTCCAAGAACCAAATTCTTCATTTCTTACCTGACACCGGAAGCAAGATTTGCATCAAGGGCTGCAACTCCCGGCAGTTCGATACCTTCAAGAAACTCCAGTGAAGCCCCACCGCCTGTAGATACGTGACTGAAGTAATGATCTGCAGCACCATAGGCTTCTATGGCAGCCAATGAGTCGCCTCCACCAATTATTGTTTTGGCACCTTGCTTAGTCAATTCGATAAGCTCGCCGATAACGGCATATGTTGCCTTTTCAAAACTGGCAATCTCAAATACGCCGAGTGGTCCATTCCATAGAACGGTTTTAGCTCCTTTCAATGCTTCTTTGATTTTCTCAATGGATTTAGGTCCAAGATCCAGACCCATTTGATCGGCAGGAATTGCATCAACTGATACGACTTCGGATTTAACACCGGCTTTCAATTCAGGTGCAACAACAACATCAACCGGCAGTACAAGATTTACGCCTTTTGCTTTAGCTTTTTCAATTAACTGACGGCAGAATTCGAGTTTATCGTCTTCAACCAAAGACTTGCCGACTTGTTTACCTTGCGCCTTCAAAAAAGAAAAAGCCATTGCGCCGCCGATAACAAGTACATCAACGCGCTCTAACAAATTATCGAGCACACCCATTTTGGAAGATACTTTTGAACCGCCAATTATGCAAGCAAAAGGACGCACCGGATTGAACAATGCTGAAGACAAGGCATTGAGTTCCTTTTCCATCAAAAATCCTGCAAGACAGGGCTTGACGTGTTTGGTTACACCCTCTGTAGATGCATGTGCTCTGTGAGCCGTGCCAAAAGCATCATTTACGTACATGTCAGCCAAACTAGCTAATTGTTTTGCAAAAGAAGGATCATTCTTCTCTTCTTCTTTGTGGAAGCGGACATTTTCCAGTAGACAAACTTCGCCGTCTTTCATTTCTTGGACGAATTTGCTTACTGCATTGCCAATGCAATCTTCCAAGCAATGCACTTTTTGTTTAAGCAGCTCAGAAAGTCTTTGAGCAACTACCTTAAGACTAAGCTCTTCAGATGGACCTTTAGGTCTGCCGAAGTGGGAGACAAGAATTACACGCCCACCTGCCTGTTTCAAATGCTCGATAGTCGGTATCACAGCCTTTATGCGAGTGTCGTCGGTGATATTTCTTTTGTCATCGAGCGGCACATTCAAATCGGCGCGCACCAAAATGCGTTTGCCTTTGAATTCATTTTTGTCGACTTGGGCAATTGTTTTCTTGTTCATCTTATTTTCCCTAAAATACCTTGCGGGCGCCGCCCAAGCTAAGCTTGGTGCGACGCCCACAGAAGGTTTTCTATTAGACGCGAGCTACTGCCATTTTGTTGGCGACAATACCGGCCAACTCGATCAAGCGGTTGCTGTAGCCCCACTCGTTGTCGTACCAAGCAAGAACTTTCACCATGCGTGGTCCAACAGCCATTGTCAATTCGCTGTCAACGATGGACGACATCTTGTTGCCACAGAAGTCTGTGGAGACAAGCGGCAAATCGCAAACGGAAAGAATGCCGTTAAGTTCACCGTTGCTGGCTTCTTTCAATGCCTTGTTAACACTTTCAGCAGTAACGTCTTTCTTAGTTGTAATAACCAAGTCAACGATGCTTACATTAGGTGTCGGCACGCGCATTGCAAAACCGTTCAACTTTCCTTTCAAACCTGGCAACACCAAACCTAATGCTTTAGCAGCACCTGTTGTTGACGGCACCATCGATAAAGCAGCAGCACGGGCACGGCGCAAGTCGCTGTGTGCAGCATCGAGCAAACGCTGGTCGCCAGTGTAGCTGTGTACTGTGGTCATGGCACCGGATTCGATACCAAATACTTCATCGAGTACTTTAGCTACTGGAGCCAAGCAGTTGGTTGTGCAGCTAGCATTCGAGATGATGTGGTGTTTGGCTGGGTCGTAGTTCTTATCATTGACACCAAGAACAATAGTGATGTCCTCGCCTTTTGCAGGAGCGGAAATTATCACCTTCTTGGCGCCAGCTTTGATGTGACCGCCGGCTTTTTCAGCATCGGTGAAAACACCGCTGCACTCAAGTACGAGGTCTACGCCAAGCTTGGACCATGGGCAAGTAGACGGGTCCTTTTCACGGAAGAACTGGAAGCTCTTGCCATCGACAACCAGGGCATCTTCAGTGTGGCTGACGCTATTTGGCAACTCACCCAAGATTGAGTCATATTTAAGCAAGTGAGCCGATTGCGCCACACTCTGAATAGGGTCGTTGATAGCTACGATTTCAACGCCTTTTACAGGGTTCTCGAGAAGTGCCCGTAGAGCGTTACGGCCGATACGTCCAAAACCATTAATTGCTACTTTTGCCATCGTGATTTCCTTCAATTTTGAAAGGGCTAGAAATACCGCTCCCGGGCAGCGGCTGACAATTCGATAAATGCTCATTAAGTTGAGCATCTATAAGCATATAACTTTAATGCTCATTATGCCGAAGCTTTATCAGGGTTTAAGACTAGCTAAAGGGTTGCTATGAAGTAGAGCTTCAACTGAGTATAATTATGCTAAGGCCGTTCAGAAAGCGGTCATATATTAAAGAGGTCATGAACATGCGCGACAAGATAGAGACTGTTTTGGACAAAATCCGTCCCATGCTGATGGCTGACGGCGGCAATATTGAGCTAGTGGATGTTAAGGAAGCCGAAGGGCAAGTCTTCGTTCACCTGACAGGCGCCTGCGGTATGTGCCCAAGCTCAACCATGACCCTGAAGATGGGTGTTGAGCGTGCGCTAAAAGAGCACATTCCGGAAGTCACCCAAGTGATTCAAGTCTAGAGCGAAACTCGTCGCTCAAATAACTGCTTATCACACAAGATTCGTCTTGTGTGTTTTGCTTTTTTGAAATGCGCGCACAAGATAACTTCGCTTGTTCAATAGATACAGCGGCATTTTTCGCAACGTCACTTGCCAGCATTTTTACATGAGCTTCAAGATTGCTTGAGTCTAAATAATCATTGATCAATCCAATTTGCTTAGCTCTTTCAGCATTTACAACTCGTGCCGAAAAAATAATTTCTTTTGCGCATGCGACACCGACAAGTGATACCAGTCGCTCAATATTTCCATCATCAAGAACTATGCCAAGTTTTGCAACAGGCAAAGCAAAACTGGCATCTTCGGCAGCGTAACGCAAATCGCAAGCAAGTGCTAAGAGCAATCCGCCACCCATGCAATTGCCGACTATAGAGGCGATTGTCGGCAATGAAAATTGCGCAACGGCTTTTAAACAATTAGCTATTGCGTACCAGTTTTCTCTAGCTTGCGAGTAGTCTTTTATCTGAGCAAGCTCTTTAAAATCAGCACCTGCAGCAAATGAATTACCTTGTCCGGATATGACTACAACTTTGGCACCACGCTGTCTCAGCGTGTCTAGTGCTTCGGGCATCGCTTCCCACATCCGACGTGAAATTGCATTATGCACCGTTGGCCGGTTGAGAGTTAAACACCCAACTGAACCCTGAACATCTAAAAGAAATTCGCCGGTATCAGACACGGCTGCTAGTCTCTTGAGTTAGCAGCAGCCATTGGATAACGAAGCTGATAGACATTTCTATTTCGTGCAGCATATGCTCTTTCAGCGTGAGCGCGAGCAACTTTCATTCTGTCCCACTCAAGTTGACGTTTTTCTTGATGGTCTTTTTGCTTATTTCTATCTTTGCGCCACGACCAGAAACTAAATCCTAGTCCGGTTGCCATAAACATAAGGAGTACCGACTGCCAGGTAACGGATGCCACAACAACCGAAAGACCCAAAGCAGCAGATCCGGCACGAATAGTACGTAACTGGCCCATGCGCCTGCCCCTTGAAAATATTAAATTGAAGTAAGTGTATATACAATACCACTACTTCAAAATATCGCAAGACCTTGATAATTATTCCGATTGAATATCCATTAAGATGTACCCCAGCCATCTATTGACCACTTGCTACTGACTAAATGGATCCGCCTTCTTGTTTAGAGGAAGGGATTTGGGAGTGGCTGATAGTGGTTCTTCTTCAACTGGTGCAGACTTGGTCTCTGCTTGAGGTGGTGGAGTTGAAACTGGCGGACCGGAAACAGGTTCTTGCGCTGGAGTTTGCACAGCCGGCGCAGTTTCGGCTGGTGCTTCAACCGGTTTCGATTCTTGCACAGGTTGACTTGCAGGAGGATTTTCCTGCGTTTTCACAGGAGCAGCCTTGTCGGCAGCGTCATCGTCAGCATCAATTTCCTTGCCTTCTTGCTGCGCCTTCTGAATATCTTTCATGCGCACCGACTCCCACATTGAGCCGTCGCTGAATTTGACTGCCAGCACACGTATCTTGGCTTGATGAATATTGCTGCGCAATTTGTAATGAGCAAACTTGCCGCCGGCTAAGCCACCCTGGGGTACAAATGCCTCATCGTTGGCATGAAAAGTACCGCGGCTTGCCCCGTTTTTATCCAAATAACGAACCCTAAACTTAACGGCGTTAATAGCTTTATCAGAGACATTCTTGTAATCTATATACGTTTTACCGAAAACGGGCAGACCGAAGGAGTCAAATCCCAGTTCTGTACGTCCACCTGTAATTTCTACAGGGCAACCGGATTCCGGCACGACATCCATGGCAATGGTCTGTGTGGTGAAAGGCGTAATTTCCTGAGCAGTACAAAGTCCGGGGAATAGTCCACAAAGCAAGACAAAGGAGAGAACTACTATGCAACGTTTATTCAGGCTTTTACTTATAGCCTCAGTCATAACGCTCAATCTCCCCGGTCTTTCCGCATCAGCTCAATCCGGCACGTCTCAATTTACAAAACCGGATCTCGTCCTCACCATCTTACATACTAATGACCTGCACGCACACGAAGACTCATTTTTAGAAAACGGCCGCGTGCTTGGCGGTACCGCCCGATTAACCTACCTAATACGTGCCATTCGAGCCAGGACACCAAACGTATTAACTATAGATGCCGGTGATATTTTCCAAGGTACAGCCTATTTCAAGTTTTACTCGGGAGCCACAGAGGTTGCCTATTTGAACAATGCCGGCTACGACATTTACACAATCGGCAATCATGAATTCGATAATGGGTCGGATAATCTAGCCAAGCAATTGCAGTCAGCCAAATTCAGCATTATCTCCGCCAATATAGACGCTTCGGCAAAACCGGAATTAGCCAAACTCATTAAGCCCTCTACAATTCGCACCATTGAGGGAAAGAAAGTTGGTTTTGTCGGTGCCGTCACGCCTGATCTTGAAAAAATCTCTTTAACGACAGGCGACGTACACATCAAAGAATCCGGCGAACCAACAGCATGGATAAAACCCATTGCCGACGAAGTAGATCATCTTAAACAAGAAGGCGTGGACAAAATAATTTTAGTAACGCACTGTGGCGTTGACAGAGACAAGGTGCTGGCAGAAAACATCCCGGCAGTGGACGCCATTATTGGTGGTCACAGCCATACGCGCCTAAACAAACCAGTAGTAATAAATCGCGCTGACGGCAGCACTTGCACTATTGTGCAAACAGGCTGCTTTGGACGCACACTAGGCAAATTGCGCTTGTCCTTCGACAACAAAGGACAGGTAATGACACCACTTACAAAATACAGCCTTATTAGCATCAACGAAAAAATCGGCGAATCTCCCGATGTAAAAAAATATTTGGCCAGCAAGAGTCAGCCAATACTAGCTCTGCGAAATAATATCCTTGGATTTGCCCTAGGCAATTTCGACAATCGCTCACAAGGACTACCGGCTGATACAGCCATGGGCAACCTGGTTGCCGATGCAGTATACGAATTAGGCAGCAAATACGGAGCCACCATCTCCTTCCACAATCGTGGCGGCATTCGCGGTCGCATTGATCAAGGACCGATTAGTCTGGAAAAAATAGAGGAAGTCTTACCGTTTAACAATGCAGTAGTAGTTGCCACTGTTTCTGGTGCCACTATAAAAAACGTAATTGAGCATGCGCTTTCCAACAACCCCAGTGGTAAGTTCCTAAACGTACACGGACTAAAAATTACCTATGATCCAACAAAGCCTTCAGAGCATCGCGTTGTAAGCCTGCTTGTGGAAGCAACTCCCAATAACTGGAAACCGATTAATTTGGAAAAGAGTTATCGCGTAGCACTCAATGACTACAACTTCTCCGGCGGTGAAGGATTTGATTTTGCCGGCGCCACTGATGTGACATCAACCAAAATAAGATTGGCAGACGCACTGGTGGCTTATCTCAAGAAACATCCCAAGATAAGCCCAGTCAGTGCTGTAAGAGTAACGCCGGTAGACAACACAATTTCGGATAATCATTTTAGTTCAACACCGAAAGGTCGCACCAGCGTAAAGGGTGCCGTCAACTAGAAGCCGAGAATATTTCTCAGCCCTGAGAGCATCGACGGATTATTGTAGAAGCCCGTACCGGAAGCAATACCGTTTTGCACATTGATGATGCGGTTTAGGCGATCTTGTACTCTAACTGCCCGGTCAGGACTTAGCGTTCCCGATGAAAGCAACTGTTGAAGATATTGCTGCTCGGAAGTTAGGCGATTGTTCCAATAGCTATTCAAGCCTGTTTGCTGTCCTTGCAGTCGTGTCAATTCTGCTTGCAGGCGGGCTTGTCTGTCCGGTGACAAATTGCCATTGGCCAAACGCTGCTGGATTCTAGCAAGCTTATCGTTAAGATTGGTTTGCTGTCCCCAGTATGGTCTTACTTGAAGACTGTTGGCGCCAAATGCTCCATAGCCTGCATTGTTATAGCCATTGTTGTTGTAGCCATTTATTCTATTGGCAAAACGATCTTGGTTGTTGCGCCAGCCATAGTGGTTTCCATTATTTCCCCTGCTGTTGTTGCAAGATTGTGCATCTGCCGGAATCACTGCCGAAAAAACCATGGCAGCCGCAAGACTTACTGCACCTAGAAACTTTGCGTTCATTTAGTAACCTCCAAAATAATTGCGTGAAGCGCACTCTAGAGAGGCAGACGACGCTGACCATTTAAGGTTCCGAAAATTGGCTCAAATTTCCTAAACTAATTGCCAGAAATCCTGACAACTTGGGCGTTTCCGGCTCTGGTCAGGCTCAGGAGAAAAGCCTCCCCCGTTTGGGTACATAGTCAGAGAGGGGAATAGCCTCAGAATTCTCGTCCCATTCTTTATATAGAAGGCATTTCAGCATGGCATCGAAAGGCTTTGAGAACAAGGATTCCAGAACAGAAAAGCAGGAAGGGGGCAAGCAGTCCGGCGGTCCCAATTTCGATGTTTTGGGTCTTATGAAGATACAGAAGGACATTGAAAAAAATGTCGGGCAAGCCGTAGATGGATTGATGCATCTGTTCGGACAAGCTGAACAAGCCAATCACAAAGACACTCAGGATTTCAAACGCGGCAGCTTATTGAATGCAGGTGAGCATGGCAATGACCAAAAGAAAGTTTTGACCGGCCATTTGTCCCACAATGAGAGCGTACATGCTGGGCAAGACCAGCATCATCTAAGAGGGGCATTGCTGAATCGTCTGAAACATGACGGACCCACGCATCAAAACCCCAGTCATCTGAGCGCATTTCTGCTTAAACGACTTCATGAACGTGAAGGTCGGCACCCCACACAAGCTACAATCCAACCGCAATCATTTCAATTCGATCAGCCAACGCCTATCAACCAACAAAGTTTTGATCAGCAATCGGCTCAAAATCCTCAGCGATCGGAAGCGCCACAATGGCGCCAGGATATGTACAATGCCCGGCGAGATCTTGCTCAAGCAACAATGGATGCAGCTGTGCCTGTTGTTAGCGCAATGCCTTTCAGTGAATTCAATCCTAATAACCCCAATGTCAATCGTGCTGACCTATCCGCCCAGGGAATGCCTTTCACCAGGGGTGTACAAGAGGACTTTAACAGGGTAATGGAGCATGTTGTAAGGCCTGTTATGGAACGTCGCGCGGAAAAGTTTCAGAGTCAAATGTCCAATGTTGGACATGGATCCTTTCATTCATATGCTTCATCGCGAGTATCGGACAATTACTATCAAGGACAACACAACCAACTGCCGTATGGCGGCTTCAAAAGCAATATCTCGTACTACCGCCGCGAAATGTAATTTGATTTAGGCAAGTCCTTCGAGGTTATAGAGCTTTTTCGCATTCTCGTGAAGAATAGCCGCGGCAATATCATGCGCCTGTTCCTCATAGATTAGCCCCGCAGAAATCAAGGCATTCAATGCAATAGACAGTACGCGCTTCCAGGATAATGCTCCATACCAGTGAGCTTCCGGTACAGTGTGCCCATCGGAGGCCGCTAGAATTTTCGAAGTAGGAGCCATTGAAAGCGCCTGCCGCAAGAGATAGCGGGCATAGGGCGAAGCAAAGCTTATGGACAATGAAAGATCCATATAGACATTGGGATAAATTGAGCAAAAATATGCAGCCTCGCTTACGTACGGATAGCAATGAAGAAGCACAAATTGTGTCTTATTGAATCTTTCCGAAATAAATACATCGCGCAACACCAACGGATTCGTTTGCCGCAAGTCTCCATCATCGTCACCGATACCTGTATGCAATTGCACGGGAAGATTGAGGGAACCGGCAATTTCAAAGGCTTCCAAAAGGGCATAGTGATAGAGATTTTTTGTATCCGGTCCGCCAATGCGAATTCCCGAACGTGTCTTTAATCCATCATATTCTTTTCGCGCCGCCTCAACAGGAACTGCTTGCAAATCAAGACCGCCTCTATACCCGGCAATTGTCTTCACACCTACGGCATTTGTCGATTTGGCCTGTTCAAGAGTTGTCTTAAATAAAGACAGCACCTCATGAAAGCTTGAGGCTTTACCTAATGCTGCTTCTAAAATTTGTTCAAGGCGAAGGCATCTCCAGACAGGACGCTGCGATATTGCAGACATCTCTTCGATGGACATCGAGTCACCTGTAACATAGCCATCATCGACAATCATGCCGCCAATTGATACGTTGTCCCAGAGCCTGTTTAGATATTCTTTTTCCGGCAGTGACTGTCGTTTGGCAAATACCTCCTTTTCACCGTAAACCTCGAAGAGATCGCCAAGCCTGTTTAGAAGATCCATATAGAAAACAGAAGTAGGCATATGTTCTTCAATTTGAGTTATCGACCGGCTTTCGGAAAAGCTTTTGCGAAAATCAAGCAAATCCAATTGTTGCTGCCGCTTGCGTAACGGATGGCAGTGCTGATCAAGGAAAACAAAAGTCTTTAGATCGATTCCCACAATGTCTCCAATTAGTATTTAAACCTATGCTGACTCAATTCAAACTCAATATCCTTACCGCCGAACATAATAATTTCAGATTCTTTAACTATGGAAAACGTTCTCAGCAGAAACGGTCCAACAATTGACTCCAGTAACGTGTCTGCCTTAAGTTCTGCCAAAGCATTTTTCAGTGAATCAGGCAAACGTCTAATTTTATTGGCTTTCAGTTGTTCATCACTTAGCGTGCTTGGCTCTACTTCAATTGGTTTAGGTGGCGTAAGTTTTTGCTCAATGCCGGAAAGTCCTGCACCGATTATGGCGGCCAAAGCCAGATATGGATTGGCGCTACTATCCACGCACTTTATTTCAATGTTGGTGGACTCCTCCTCGTGCCCCCAATATGTTGTTGGAATACGCACCGCTGCTTCTCTATTTTCATAACCCCAACACGTGTAGGCTGAACTCCAAGATCGTGGTTTCAAGCGCCTGTAAGAATTAACAGAAGGGCAGCTTAAGGCTACAATGCCGGGCAAATGCTCAAGAATTCCCGCCACAAAAGACTGTCCAATTTCGCTTAATTGTCCGTTTGCCGCAAGCAAATTCTGAGTGCCGTCGGGATTCCACAATGACAGATGCAGATGGCAGCCATTACCTGCTTGATTTTCAAATGGCTTGGGAGCAAGGCTTGCATCGAATCCCAATTGAAATGCAGTCCCCCGCAGTGTTTCCCTATAAGTAATTTGCCTGTCGGCAGCCGTCATAGCCGATGAATGTCGAATGCTTAA
It encodes:
- a CDS encoding cation diffusion facilitator family transporter translates to MSTSHNHHSHTHGHGSFRQESKSRLLIVLYVTAAYMLAEIVGAYYTKSLGLLADAGHMLSDVGSLILALVAIWFGSRPPNPLKTYGYYRSEILAGLINGVLLVGLSVFILFESYQRLSDPPEVKSLPMLVVAVMGLLVNLVAFKLLHGVSKESVNMKAAYLEVMSDLLATVGVIVAAVIMLATGWYMADPIISGLIGLMILPRTWNLLKECTNVLMEGTPGHIDLVKLRNAMLAVPGVVEMHDIHVWTITSGRDAMSGHVTINREVPAENVLSSITRIAQDEFGINHTTFQVEETECKGTDTCA
- a CDS encoding tetratricopeptide repeat protein, encoding MKNLVLGVFAILLFSSAAFAQSYFRDGKPITEAQYKASNLNTEAMSLMRANENEKAIAVLKEALSFDPQLSQAHHNLGLAYSKVGHTQEAIDELKKAVELNPQSAMSLLTLGGAYQTSGRLQEALETYKETLKRFPDFPDKAEVKGLISKLKEEADRQKSAGGLSEADTYFRQVTTENPVRWCSNSLPVRIFITDGQGVPNFRPEFIDIARNSFIDWVNAAQGRIRITFVSDPHNADIKVVWTADPKELPNPAEAGFADFSYRQHCLLKGTIKLLTVLMDRTQTVSANQLRKACLHEVGHILGLRGHSPDPSDVMFYSLPIEDKWLMPSKRDAEIIVRLYSEPNLETLSK
- a CDS encoding phosphoglycerate kinase, which produces MNKKTIAQVDKNEFKGKRILVRADLNVPLDDKRNITDDTRIKAVIPTIEHLKQAGGRVILVSHFGRPKGPSEELSLKVVAQRLSELLKQKVHCLEDCIGNAVSKFVQEMKDGEVCLLENVRFHKEEEKNDPSFAKQLASLADMYVNDAFGTAHRAHASTEGVTKHVKPCLAGFLMEKELNALSSALFNPVRPFACIIGGSKVSSKMGVLDNLLERVDVLVIGGAMAFSFLKAQGKQVGKSLVEDDKLEFCRQLIEKAKAKGVNLVLPVDVVVAPELKAGVKSEVVSVDAIPADQMGLDLGPKSIEKIKEALKGAKTVLWNGPLGVFEIASFEKATYAVIGELIELTKQGAKTIIGGGDSLAAIEAYGAADHYFSHVSTGGGASLEFLEGIELPGVAALDANLASGVR
- the gap gene encoding type I glyceraldehyde-3-phosphate dehydrogenase is translated as MAKVAINGFGRIGRNALRALLENPVKGVEIVAINDPIQSVAQSAHLLKYDSILGELPNSVSHTEDALVVDGKSFQFFREKDPSTCPWSKLGVDLVLECSGVFTDAEKAGGHIKAGAKKVIISAPAKGEDITIVLGVNDKNYDPAKHHIISNASCTTNCLAPVAKVLDEVFGIESGAMTTVHSYTGDQRLLDAAHSDLRRARAAALSMVPSTTGAAKALGLVLPGLKGKLNGFAMRVPTPNVSIVDLVITTKKDVTAESVNKALKEASNGELNGILSVCDLPLVSTDFCGNKMSSIVDSELTMAVGPRMVKVLAWYDNEWGYSNRLIELAGIVANKMAVARV
- a CDS encoding NifU family protein; its protein translation is MRDKIETVLDKIRPMLMADGGNIELVDVKEAEGQVFVHLTGACGMCPSSTMTLKMGVERALKEHIPEVTQVIQV
- a CDS encoding enoyl-CoA hydratase/isomerase family protein, whose protein sequence is MSDTGEFLLDVQGSVGCLTLNRPTVHNAISRRMWEAMPEALDTLRQRGAKVVVISGQGNSFAAGADFKELAQIKDYSQARENWYAIANCLKAVAQFSLPTIASIVGNCMGGGLLLALACDLRYAAEDASFALPVAKLGIVLDDGNIERLVSLVGVACAKEIIFSARVVNAERAKQIGLINDYLDSSNLEAHVKMLASDVAKNAAVSIEQAKLSCARISKKQNTQDESCVISSYLSDEFRSRLESLG
- a CDS encoding 5'-nucleotidase C-terminal domain-containing protein, encoding MQRLFRLLLIASVITLNLPGLSASAQSGTSQFTKPDLVLTILHTNDLHAHEDSFLENGRVLGGTARLTYLIRAIRARTPNVLTIDAGDIFQGTAYFKFYSGATEVAYLNNAGYDIYTIGNHEFDNGSDNLAKQLQSAKFSIISANIDASAKPELAKLIKPSTIRTIEGKKVGFVGAVTPDLEKISLTTGDVHIKESGEPTAWIKPIADEVDHLKQEGVDKIILVTHCGVDRDKVLAENIPAVDAIIGGHSHTRLNKPVVINRADGSTCTIVQTGCFGRTLGKLRLSFDNKGQVMTPLTKYSLISINEKIGESPDVKKYLASKSQPILALRNNILGFALGNFDNRSQGLPADTAMGNLVADAVYELGSKYGATISFHNRGGIRGRIDQGPISLEKIEEVLPFNNAVVVATVSGATIKNVIEHALSNNPSGKFLNVHGLKITYDPTKPSEHRVVSLLVEATPNNWKPINLEKSYRVALNDYNFSGGEGFDFAGATDVTSTKIRLADALVAYLKKHPKISPVSAVRVTPVDNTISDNHFSSTPKGRTSVKGAVN
- a CDS encoding amidohydrolase family protein codes for the protein MGIDLKTFVFLDQHCHPLRKRQQQLDLLDFRKSFSESRSITQIEEHMPTSVFYMDLLNRLGDLFEVYGEKEVFAKRQSLPEKEYLNRLWDNVSIGGMIVDDGYVTGDSMSIEEMSAISQRPVWRCLRLEQILEAALGKASSFHEVLSLFKTTLEQAKSTNAVGVKTIAGYRGGLDLQAVPVEAARKEYDGLKTRSGIRIGGPDTKNLYHYALLEAFEIAGSLNLPVQLHTGIGDDDGDLRQTNPLVLRDVFISERFNKTQFVLLHCYPYVSEAAYFCSIYPNVYMDLSLSISFASPYARYLLRQALSMAPTSKILAASDGHTVPEAHWYGALSWKRVLSIALNALISAGLIYEEQAHDIAAAILHENAKKLYNLEGLA